In the Sulfolobales archaeon genome, one interval contains:
- the narH gene encoding nitrate reductase subunit beta, producing MRILAQFMGVFNLDKCLGCNACTIACKNLWTNREGTEYMFWNNVETRPGPGYPLRWEDQEKYKGGWILTKDGKLKLNIGGRIARLLEIFHNPYLPTIDDYFEPFTFTYDELISSPESEKQPVAKPVSLITGKPIEIRMGPNWNDDLAGGSAAVLSDPNIKGIEEKIKADFENAFMMYLPRICNHCLNPACVAACPSGAMYKRKEDGIVLTDQNKCRGWRFCVSACPYKKVYYNWATGKAEKCILCYPRLETGQIPACFHQCVGRIRYLGVVLYDADLVEWAASAKDPKEIIERHLEIIKDPFEEEVIRNAKENGVTEDFIEAAQRTPVFKMIKKWKIALPLHPEYRTLPMIWYIPPLSPLIENLKLKDEEFFPAVDHMRIPIEYLANMFTAGDKERVKLVLKKLLALRIYMRQRRLGKKINEEILKEVSLTEKDLEEMYQVLALARLEDRFVIPTAHKEKVLGFFEETLAPDYVQGSIGFEKSLRRDLRLRKK from the coding sequence TTGAGGATATTAGCTCAATTTATGGGAGTATTTAACTTAGATAAATGTCTAGGTTGTAACGCTTGTACTATTGCATGTAAAAACTTGTGGACGAATAGAGAGGGAACAGAGTATATGTTTTGGAATAATGTTGAAACTAGGCCAGGCCCCGGTTATCCGTTAAGATGGGAAGATCAAGAGAAATACAAGGGAGGTTGGATCTTAACTAAGGATGGTAAATTAAAATTGAATATAGGCGGAAGGATTGCAAGACTCCTGGAAATATTTCACAATCCTTACTTACCTACAATTGATGATTATTTCGAACCTTTTACATTTACCTATGATGAATTGATTAGCTCTCCAGAGAGCGAAAAACAACCAGTTGCCAAACCAGTTTCTCTCATAACAGGTAAACCAATTGAAATTAGAATGGGACCTAATTGGAATGATGATTTGGCGGGGGGCTCAGCAGCAGTATTAAGTGATCCCAACATAAAGGGAATAGAGGAGAAGATAAAGGCAGACTTTGAAAATGCCTTTATGATGTACCTTCCAAGGATATGCAATCATTGTCTAAATCCAGCTTGTGTTGCAGCTTGTCCTAGTGGTGCTATGTACAAAAGGAAGGAAGACGGTATAGTCCTAACTGATCAAAATAAGTGTAGAGGTTGGAGATTCTGTGTCTCAGCATGTCCGTACAAGAAAGTTTATTATAATTGGGCAACCGGTAAGGCTGAAAAGTGTATACTCTGCTACCCTAGATTAGAAACAGGGCAAATTCCCGCATGTTTCCATCAATGCGTTGGAAGGATAAGATATTTAGGAGTTGTACTATATGACGCTGATTTAGTAGAATGGGCTGCTTCAGCCAAGGATCCAAAAGAGATAATCGAAAGGCATTTAGAGATAATTAAAGATCCGTTTGAAGAAGAGGTTATAAGAAATGCGAAAGAGAACGGAGTTACAGAAGATTTCATAGAAGCAGCGCAAAGGACTCCAGTGTTCAAGATGATAAAGAAGTGGAAGATAGCTTTACCGTTACACCCTGAATATAGAACATTACCTATGATATGGTATATTCCACCCTTAAGTCCTTTAATCGAGAATTTAAAGCTCAAAGATGAGGAGTTCTTCCCTGCAGTAGATCATATGAGAATACCAATAGAGTACCTAGCAAACATGTTTACGGCAGGTGATAAAGAAAGGGTAAAACTAGTACTCAAGAAACTTCTCGCCTTAAGAATTTATATGAGACAAAGGAGATTAGGGAAAAAAATAAATGAAGAAATTCTTAAGGAAGTTTCGCTTACTGAAAAAGACCTTGAAGAAATGTATCAAGTGCTTGCATTAGCAAGATTAGAGGATAGATTCGTTATACCTACAGCACATAAGGAGAAAGTATTGGGTTTCTTCGAGGAGACTTTAGCCCCAGACTACGTACAAGGTAGTATAGGATTTGAAAAATCGTTAAGAAGAGATTTGAGGTTGAGGAAGAAATGA
- the narJ gene encoding nitrate reductase molybdenum cofactor assembly chaperone, translated as MTNVMLNIIADLLEYPTKWIKRKREIEEIVNNLTSSRAYLLKEFLEEVSNYNELDLEEIYVKTFDNNDYITLNISYYITGEEKNRVNLPKRGLLLVWLKERVKDYMREDLPDYLPTLLRYLASKYDEEVKKLIQNPLKTLQSRLKEHKSVFYPLITLAILELYGGEVNG; from the coding sequence ATGACGAATGTTATGTTAAATATTATTGCTGATCTTCTAGAGTATCCAACTAAGTGGATTAAAAGGAAACGAGAGATTGAGGAGATTGTAAATAACCTTACATCGTCTCGCGCATATCTTCTGAAGGAGTTTTTAGAAGAAGTTTCTAATTACAATGAGCTAGATTTAGAGGAAATTTATGTGAAAACCTTTGATAATAACGATTATATAACCTTGAATATCTCATATTATATTACAGGAGAAGAGAAAAATAGAGTTAACTTACCCAAAAGAGGATTACTACTTGTATGGCTTAAAGAGAGGGTTAAGGATTATATGAGAGAAGATTTACCAGATTACTTACCAACTCTGCTGAGATATCTGGCTTCGAAATATGATGAGGAAGTCAAGAAACTTATACAAAATCCACTAAAGACTCTTCAATCCAGGTTAAAGGAACATAAATCCGTTTTTTATCCTCTCATAACTCTAGCCATTTTAGAACTTTATGGTGGTGAGGTAAATGGATAA
- the narI gene encoding respiratory nitrate reductase subunit gamma, giving the protein MDNLFWVYYPYISITLFFSGYVYTYLTRRYYWSTRSFELLSKRTHNLASNFFHYGIVIVLLGHLFGIAIPASALVAIGISYELHVSLAFYLGAIFGIISIIGLIWLIVMSYLTRAYTTLSFTDHLVYLILILVIATGLYNTLIVRPDYEVTVAPWFQGFITFHPNPALMSEAPLSLQLHVALSFLLYAIWPFSRLVHVFTIPVTYLWRPYIVYREAKIKKGI; this is encoded by the coding sequence ATGGATAACTTGTTCTGGGTATATTATCCTTATATCTCTATAACGTTATTTTTTTCTGGGTATGTATATACTTATTTAACTAGAAGATATTACTGGTCAACTAGATCATTTGAATTGCTTTCAAAAAGGACACATAACCTAGCCTCCAACTTCTTCCATTATGGTATAGTGATAGTTCTTTTAGGTCACCTATTTGGCATAGCAATACCAGCTTCTGCCCTCGTTGCCATAGGAATATCCTATGAGCTTCATGTATCTCTAGCTTTCTATTTGGGAGCAATCTTTGGCATTATATCGATAATAGGTCTCATATGGTTAATCGTGATGTCATATCTCACTAGAGCTTACACTACTTTATCATTTACAGATCATCTCGTATACTTAATTTTAATCCTAGTTATAGCAACTGGACTGTATAATACGTTAATAGTTAGACCAGACTATGAGGTTACTGTAGCTCCTTGGTTTCAAGGGTTTATCACTTTTCATCCTAATCCAGCACTAATGAGCGAAGCTCCGCTATCGCTTCAACTTCACGTTGCTTTATCGTTTCTTCTCTATGCTATATGGCCATTCTCTAGGCTGGTTCACGTCTTTACAATTCCAGTCACATATCTATGGAGACCGTATATAGTTTATAGGGAGGCTAAGATTAAGAAAGGAATATAG